A genomic region of Diachasmimorpha longicaudata isolate KC_UGA_2023 chromosome 17, iyDiaLong2, whole genome shotgun sequence contains the following coding sequences:
- the LOC135170454 gene encoding uncharacterized protein LOC135170454 yields MRLLNSVVVLTVLAVVSCEKDEDVDISSVFMEAANSFFSDESGANKFADGDDERRGGAGSGLGQMLSGLGNLMASASGGQNKPNDQGGMDLSMLGPLLQMVATASGGNQKANPEVEPKAQSSGFDFESILNVANMFMGSSNNNAGGLMGLLPMILDNFNGGGSQGGRSHDHSGHSWYMPPILENIHVAWDHFINSELGQALWKNSGLANIVGSMTNENGQIKYGEILESFENPSIRRRWLRSLTNFVAEWISHISDPTIQQRYLTTAQFVGNSFLKSQGFPKSVLFDPARPSESLTRLVNAGATKYLNMNLDSAKYIKPAMAYLQDLIRLASEKGFIMSRVNANELSNRLSETINNDLIAPFLKTYRAYKWALKSPQCATHIFCVINQNTNEDSQEAAFRSALIKLSSYPAAWTLSTRTSINFWTLYGAIQEGEQCFEKFPVDCNDFHEEEIRVTTEAIHNEL; encoded by the exons atgcGCCTTCTCAACAGTGTGGTAGTTCTCACAGTTTTGGCTGTTGTTTCCTGCGAAAAGGATGAGGATGTCGACATTTCCAGTGTTTTCATGGAGGCAGcgaatagcttcttctcggaCGAGTCGGGGGCGAATAAATTCGCTGACGGCGATGACGAAAGAAGG GGTGGTGCGGGCAGTGGTCTGGGTCAGATGCTGTCCGGTCTTGGGAATTTAATGGCGAGTGCTTCCGGGGGTCAGAATAAGCCCAACGATCAAGGGGGAATGGACTTGTCCATGCTGGGACCCCTCCTGCAAATGGTTGCAACAGCCTCCGGTGGTAATCAGAAAGCCAATCCCGAAGTTGAGCCGAAAGCTCAAAGCTCCGGTTTTGATTTCGAGAGCATTCTCAACGTCGCCAATATGTTCATGGGTAGCAGCAATAATAATGCGGGGGGTCTGATGGGTCTGCTGCCCATGATTTTGGATAATTTCAATGGAGGAGGCTCCCAGGGCGGCCGAAGTCATGATCATTCTGGCCATTCGTGGTATATGCCACCGATCTTGGAAAATATCCACGTGGCGTGGGATCACTTCAT TAATTCGGAACTTGGACAAGCCCTCTGGAAGAACAGTGGCTTAGCGAACATCGTAGGCTCGATGACTAACGAGAATGGTCAGATCAAGTACGGAGAGATCCTGGAGAGCTTTGAAAACCCCAGTATTCGACGGAGATGGCTCAGGTCGTTGACAAATTTCGTGGCTGAGTGGATCTCACACATTTCGGACCCGACTATTCAACAGCGATATCTCACCACTGCCCAGTTCGTCGGTAACAGCTTCTTAAAGTCTCAGGGATTTCCTAAGTCCGTTCTGTTTGATCCTGCACGGCCATCGGAAAGCTTAACGAG GTTGGTAAATGCCGGAGCGACAAAGTATCTCAACATGAACCTCGACAGTGCTAAGTACATAAAGCCAGCGATGGCATATCTCCAGGACCTCATCCGATTAGCATCTGAGAAAGGATTTATCATGTCGCGAGTGAATGCTAATGAGCTCAGTAATCGCCTCAGTGAGACTATAAACAACGATTTAATAGCCCCATTTCTGAAG ACCTATCGAGCTTACAAATGGGCGTTAAAATCCCCCCAATGTGCGACTCACATCTTCTGCGTGATCAACCAGAACACGAATGAGGACAGTCAGGAGGCTGCCTTCAGGAGTGCTCTCATTAAGCTCAGCAGTTATCCAGCGGCCTGGACATTGAGTACCAGAacgtcaattaatttttggacACTTTACGGCGCTATCCAGGAGGGGGAACAGTGTTTT GAGAAATTCCCCGTTGACTGCAATGATTTCCACGAAGAGGAGATTCGTGTGACAACGGAAGCCATTCACAACGAGTTATAA
- the LOC135170483 gene encoding ADP-ribosylation factor-like protein 3, translated as MGLLSILRKLRSNPDRELRLLLLGLDNAGKTTILKSLASEDITQVTPTQGFNIKSVQSEGFKLNVWDIGGAKKIRPYWRNYFENTDVLIYVVDSADLKRLEETGQELSELLLEEKLRGVPLLVYANKQDLGNAVTAAEIAEGLGLHNIKDRDWQIQACIATEGKGVKEGLEWACKNIKKK; from the exons ATG GGACTGCTCTCTATTCTTCGTAAATTACGATCTAATCCGGACCGGGAGCTGCGGCTTCTGCTTCTGGGGCTGGATAATGCCGGAAAAACGACGATTTTGAAGTCACTGGCTAGTGAAGATATAACTCAG GTCACCCCAACGCAAGGGTTCAATATCAAAAGTGTTCAGAGTGAAGGTTTTAAACTCAACGTCTGGGACATCGGAGGCGCTAAAAAAATTCGTCCCTATTGGAGAAATTACTTCGAGAACACTGATGTACTT attTACGTGGTCGACAGTGCAGACTTGAAAAGACTCGAAGAGACCGGACAAGAGTTATCCGAACTTTTACTAGAGGAGAAATTACGTGGAGTTCCATTACTAGTCTACGCTAACAAACAGGATCTTGGGAATGCGGTAACAGCTGCGGAAATAGCAGAAGGTCTAGGGCTTCACAATATAAAGGATCGAGACTGGCAGATCCAAGCGTGCATTGCGACAGAGGGAAAGGGCGTAAAG GAGGGACTCGAATGGGCCTGCaagaacattaaaaaaaagtaa